Proteins from a genomic interval of Channa argus isolate prfri chromosome 11, Channa argus male v1.0, whole genome shotgun sequence:
- the LOC137136309 gene encoding C-X-C motif chemokine 3-like has protein sequence MKSVVFAFLTCLLVLCTQGQLAGRSSNCKCYSYVGRVNPRLIETEPVVHHPNIFCQKTEIIITIANQEKCVNPQSPLGQLILKNHSRNTKKTAVSTMAASTQTNTRSSETQRLHTTVKPMQRR, from the exons atgaAGTCAGTGGTCTTCGCCTTCCTCACCTGCCTGCTCGTCCTCTGCACACAAG GACAACTAGCCGGAAGATCGAGCAACTGCAAGTGTTACAGCTACGTCGGCAGGGTCAACCCTCGGCTCATCGAGACAGAGCCAGTCGTACATCACCCAAACATCTTCTGCCAAAAAACAGAGATCAT TATCACAATTGCAAATCAAGAGAAATGTGTGAACCCTCAGTCGCCACTCGGGCAACTTATCCTGAAAAACCACAGCAG GAACACGAAGAAAACAGCTGTGAGCACGATGGCGGCTTCCACTCAAACAAATACTCGGAGCTCAGAGACTCAACGACTCCACACCACAGTCAAGCCGATGCAGAGACGATGA